The Rhododendron vialii isolate Sample 1 chromosome 5a, ASM3025357v1 genome contains a region encoding:
- the LOC131326007 gene encoding F-box/kelch-repeat protein At3g23880-like — MASSKSTVARTTFDLPFEITVEILSRLPVKSLLRFKSVCKTWYDLIRNPDFIAKHLLSPVTQNPTPLLETGFNIVTQNHEISLIYDDGFNYGPINLLFPFLDMRNYDGTWDFEGDDDYFSIGGICNGLVCVSLSWFGYPLFLCNPSTRQFREIPNSKWGNEHLNGIQVSFGFGFHPSANDYKLIRIVLYSSPIRECDVRADLYVMSTDTWTEIDFNKLSLFVGEMNEWGEHESIV; from the coding sequence ATGGCGAGTAGCAAATCAACTGTAGCAAGGACCACGTTCGATCTGCCTTTTGAGATAACGGTGGAAATCCTGTCGAGATTGCCAGTGAAATCCCTCTTGCGATTCAAGTCCGTATGCAAAACCTGGTATGATCTTATCAGAAACCCTGATTTTATTGCCAAACATCTTCTATCCCCGGTCACTCAAAACCCCACCCCTCTCCTAGAAACTGGTTTTAATATTGTAACCCAAAACCATGAAATCTCTTTAATCTACGACGATGGGTTTAACTACGGCCCTATCAATctccttttcccatttttggaCATGAGGAATTATGATGGCACTTGGGATTTTGAGGGGGACGATGATTATTTTTCCATTGGGGGTATATGTAATGGTTTGGTTTGCGTAAGTTTATCTTGGTTTGGATATCCATTGTTTCTATGCAATCCCTCCACCAGACAGTTTCGGGAGATTCCGAATTCCAAATGGGGCAATGAGCATTTGAATGGTATCCAGGTTAGTTTTGGGTTTGGCTTCCATCCCAGTGCTAATGATTACAAGTTGATTAGGATTGTGCTTTATTCTAGTCCTATCAGGGAATGCGATGTCCGAGCTGATCTGTATGTAATGAGCACCGATACTTGGACggaaattgattttaataaGCTTTCGCTGTTCGTTGGGGAGATGAATGAATGGGGAGAGCATGAATCCATCGTGTAA
- the LOC131326008 gene encoding pathogenesis-related thaumatin-like protein 3.5, protein MAIKHIVSLLLVSLAIFFQGSEVSARDTIFTLKNLCSDTIWPGTLAGNNGAVLGGGGFSLAPGASNQFPAPAGWSGRFWGRTGCKFDGSGNGKCSTGDCGNKLNCTGSGGVPPVTLAEFTIGSGSNHFMDFYDVSLVDGYNVGIGIRPSNGNGDCKYAGCVADLNANCPPELEVTSAGSGVACKSACTAFNTPEYCCTSDHATPATCPPTQYSKLFKRACPDAYSYAYDDETSTFTCSVANYLITFCPSGTQLLQMENTENHILSSIISNYRLLLQKLRSGVKLLFRGAINAPML, encoded by the exons ATGGCAATTAAGCACATAGTCTCTCTCCTCCTTGTTTCACTTGCTATTTTCTTCCAAG GATCCGAAGTATCGGCGCGCGACACAATATTCACCCTCAAAAACCTTTGTAGCGACACAATTTGGCCCGGCACATTAGCAGGAAACAATGGTGCCGTCCTTGGCGGTGGTGGCTTCTCATTGGCCCCCGGTGCATCAAACCAGTTCCCAGCCCCAGCTGGTTGGTCGGGCCGGTTTTGGGGTCGAACAGGTTGCAAATTCGACGGATCGGGCAACGGAAAATGCAGTACAGGTGACTGCGGCAACAAGCTCAATTGCACCGGCAGCGGTGGCGTGCCGCCCGTCACCCTTGCGGAATTCACGATCGGCAGTGGGAGTAATCACTTCATGGATTTCTATGACGTAAGCCTGGTGGACGG GTACAATGTGGGCATAGGAATACGTCCCTCGAATGGCAACGGAGATTGCAAGTATGCTGGGTGCGTTGCTGACTTAAATGCAAACTGCCCACCAGAACTAGAAGTGACCAGCGCAGGTTCTGGAGTCGCGTGCAAAAGCGCGTGCACGGCTTTTAATACGCCAGAATATTGTTGCACCAGTGATCACGCGACACCAGCTACGTGTCCACCGACACAATACTCAAAGTTGTTCAAGCGGGCTTGCCCCGATGCCTATAGCTATGCTTATGATGATGAGACGAGTACTTTTACTTGTTCCGTTGCGAATTATTTGATCACGTTTTGTCCATCAGGGACGCAATTGCTTCAAATGGAAAATACTGAGAATCATATTCTCAGCAGTATAATTTCTAACTACAGGTTGCTCCTTCAAAAACTCAGAAGTGGAGTCAAGCTCCTTTTTCGGGGGGCGATTAATGCGCCGATGCTCTAG
- the LOC131326013 gene encoding putative F-box protein At1g59675 isoform X1 has translation MASTKLTVARTTFDLPFEITVEILSRLPVKSLLRFKSVCKTWKFNIRADLYVMSTDTWMEIDFNKLLLFLGEMNELGEFVNISGSFATALNGVFYWPARVVPTNQVVVVSFDMGNEVFRRIRTPECLHWTQNLTHWQFAELDDKIALVVSPDERGFDVWVLNENESCWTNHIKVGAFPRIASDMGYEVDGDITVVGGGKNGEL, from the exons ATGGCGAGTACCAAATTAACTGTAGCAAGGACCACGTTCGATCTGCCGTTCGAGATAACGGTGGAAATCCTATCGAGATTGCCAGTGAAATCCCTCTTGCGATTCAAGTCCGTATGCAAAACCTG GAAATTCAATATCCGAGCTGATCTGTATGTTATGAGCACTGATACTTGGATGGAAATTGATTTCAATAAGCTGTTGTTATTCTTGGGGGAGATGAATGAATTGGGGGAGTTCGTGAATATCAGTGGATCTTTTGCTACAGCCTTGAATGGAGTTTTCTATTGGCCTGCACGTGTAGTCCCAACTAATCAAGTGGTTGTTGTGTCCTTCGACATGGGTAATGAGGTGTTCAGAAGAATAAGAACACCTGAGTGTTTGCATTGGACTCAGAATCTAACTCACTGGCAATTTGCAGAATTAGATGATAAAATTGCTCTGGTTGTTTCTCCCGATGAAAGGGGCTTCGATGTGTGGGTGTTGAATGAAAACGAGAGTTGTTGGACTAACCATATTAAAGTTGGGGCTTTTCCGAGGATTGCAAGTGATATGGGATACGAGGTAGATGGTGATATTACAGTGGTGGGAGGTGGGAAAAATGGTGAATTGTAA
- the LOC131326006 gene encoding F-box/kelch-repeat protein At3g23880-like, with protein sequence MTTHRLPTELTTDILLRLPVKSLLRSKSVCKNWYDLIKSPVFIATHLTQFALNPDHNSTSLLVTSCNSVTGNHGMSLIINDGFTHGPINLDFPFLNRSKNLCIWEFTEKKYFSVVGICHGLVCINLSPFGYPVILCNPLTREFREIPKCEWLLDCDCYVKVKWVGFGFGFHPSARDYKLIQITLCSSPVQEVVIRAHLYAMGTDTWREIDVDKVSAFFGETDDFGRIGSFVRIYGSCASAALNGVFYWPARVMPTDEVIVMSFDMGEEVFRRIRTPVWLDWNNETMDESIVQVRRTHKWQFTELKDKLTLIIHPDDTSLDVWVLNEDKNSWTNQFKVGSFPRIARNVRSRGIAKITVVGGAKNGELVVANHKTTGDLVLFSFDPMTVETKDLYFGSVPYPSDIHLYSGALLPVKLPDEVVL encoded by the coding sequence ATGACGACGCACCGTCTGCCCACCGAACTAACGACCGACATCTTGCTGAGGTTGCCGGTGAAATCCCTCTTGCGATCCAAATCCGTCTGCAAGAACTGGTATGATCTGATCAAAAGCCCTGTTTTTATCGCCACACATCTGACCCAGTTCGCTCTCAACCCTGATCACAATTCCACCTCTCTCCTAGTAACCAGTTGCAATTCTGTAACCGGAAACCATGGAATGTCTCTGATTATCAACGATGGGTTTACTCATGGACCCATCAATCTTGATTTCCCTTTCTTGAATAGGAGTAAGAATCTTTGCATTTGGGAGTTCACTGAGAAGAAATATTTCTCTGTTGTGGGTATCTGTCATGGCTTGGTTTGCATAAATTTGTCTCCCTTCGGGTATCCCGTGATCCTGTGCAATCCCTTGACCAGAGAGTTTCGGGAAATTCCGAAATGCGAATGGCTTCTTGATTGTGATTGTTATGTGAAAGTTAAGTGGGTcggttttgggtttggtttccACCCCAGTGCTCGTGATTACAAGTTGATTCAGATTACGCTATGTTCTAGTCCCGTTCAGGAAGTCGTTATCCGGGCCCATCTTTATGCGATGGGGACTGATACTTGGAGAGAAATCGATGTCGATAAGGTTTCCGCGTTCTTTGGGGAGACGGATGATTTCGGGAGGATTGGCAGCTTTGTGCGAATTTATGGATCATGTGCTTCGGCAGCCTTGAATGGAGTTTTCTATTGGCCGGCGCGTGTGATGCCAACTGATGAAGTGATTGTTATGTCCTTCGACATGGGCGAGGAGGTGTTCAGAAGAATAAGAACGCCCGTGTGGTTGGATTGGAACAATGAAACTATGGACGAATCAATCGTTCAAGTCAGACGCACCCATAAATGGCAATTTACGGAATTGAAGGATAAACTCACTCTAATTATTCATCCTGATGACACAAGCCTTGATGTGTGGGTGTTGAATGAAGACAAGAATTCTTGGACTAACCAATTCAAAGTTGGATCTTTTCCAAGGATTGCACGCAATGTGAGATCTCGGGGGATTGCTAAAATTACAGTGGTGGGAGGTGCGAAAAATGGGGAATTGGTTGTGGCGAACCATAAAACTACCGGTGATTTAGTGCTCTTTTCATTTGATCCAATGACCGTGGAAACTAAGGATCTTTACTTTGGTAGTGTCCCATATCCATCTGATATTCATTTGTATTCGGGGGCGCTACTTCCAGTCAAGTTACCCGATGAAGTTGTTCTTTAa
- the LOC131327945 gene encoding F-box/kelch-repeat protein At3g23880-like encodes MASSKSAVARITFDLPFEITLEILSRLPVKSLLRFKSVCKTWYDLIKTPDFIAKHLLTPVTLNPTPLLETGFSYKTESHIISLIYNDGFNNEGIDLNFPFLERRNIRRIPWDYGGDNYFFIGGICNGLVCVSLSWFGYPLFLCNPSTRQFREIPGAEWNCEGYYVQHVKQVSFGFGFHPSANDYKLIRIVLHLDTNFQESIRADLYVMSTDTWTRIGYNNNLLSFFGEMNEWGEYDSIVEIDESFASAVLNGVFYWPARVVPTHQMVVMSFDMGNEEFRRIRTPECLDGTWDLPNWTFTELDGKLAVVVVSPHERCFDVWVLNENESSWTNQVKVGSFPRIAGDMDDGEDRLFTVMGGGKDGKLLMTDYKYTAGELKLFSYDTKTRQTMDLYFGQVYFECSVYLYAGTLLPVMQANEIVLNK; translated from the coding sequence ATGGCGAGTAGCAAATCAGCTGTAGCAAGGATTACGTTCGATCTGCCGTTCGAGATAACGCTGGAAATCCTATCGAGGTTGCCAGTGAAATCCCTCTTGCGATTCAAGTCCGTATGCAAAACCTGGTATGATCTGATCAAAACCCCTGATTTTATTGCCAAACATCTTCTAACCCCGGTCACTCTCAATCCCACCCCTCTCCTGGAAACTGGTTTTAGTTATAAAACCGAAAGCCATATAATCTCATTAATTTACAACGATGGGTTTAACAACGAGGGTATCGATCTCAATTTCCCATTTCTGGAGAGGAGGAATATTCGTCGAATTCCATGGGATTATGGTGGGgataattatttctttattgggGGTATCTgtaatggtttggtttgtgtaAGTCTGTCTTGGTTTGGATATCCCCTGTTTCTATGCAATCCCTCCACCAGACAGTTTCGGGAAATTCCGGGTGCCGAATGGAATTGTGAAGGTTATTATGTACAACATGTTAAGCAGGTTAGTTTTGGGTTTGGCTTCCATCCCAGTGCTAATGATTACAAGTTGATTAGGATTGTGCTTCATTTGGATACTAACTTTCAAGAAAGTATCCGAGCTGATCTGTATGTGATGAGCACAGATACTTGGACGAGAATTGGTTATAATAATAACCTTTTGTCGTTCTTTGGGGAGATGAATGAATGGGGGGAGTATGATAGCATCGTGGAAATTGATGAATCTTTTGCTTCAGCTGTCTTGAATGGAGTTTTCTATTGGCCTGCACGTGTAGTCCCAACTCATCAAATGGTTGTTATGTCGTTCGACATGGGTAATGAGGAGTTCAGAAGAATAAGAACACCAGAGTGTTTGGATGGGACTTGGGATCTACCTAACTGGACATTTACTGAATTAGATGGCAAACTTGCTGTGGTGGTTGTTTCTCCTCATGAAAGGTGCTTTGATGTGTGGGTGTTGAATGAAAACGAGAGTTCTTGGACTAACCAAGTTAAAGTTGGGTCTTTTCCGAGGATTGCAGGTGATATGGATGATGGGGAAGATCGTCTATTTACTGTGATGGGAGGTGGGAAAGATGGTAAATTGTTAATGACTGATTATAAATACACTGCTGGTGAGTTAAAGCTCTTTTCATATGATACAAAGACCCGGCAAACTATGGACCTTTATTTTGGTCAGGTTTATTTTGAATGTAGTGTTTATTTGTACGCGGGGACTCTACTTCCAGTCATGCAAGCCAACGAAATTGTGCTCAACAAGTAG
- the LOC131327944 gene encoding F-box protein At3g08750-like, which yields MSQTPVSLAVVNLAGSYSGQEAAAAAMAKSSQSTVAMTAFDLPFEITTEILSRLPVKSLLRFKSVCKTWYDLIKNPDFISKHITQVTLNSTSLLVTTFGEISLIYNDGFSNGPVNLDFPFLHDNSCTSECDCNGKNYFSIAGICNGLIASASIQVNIRADLYVMSTGTWTEIDVNKLSLLFGELNELGEYDNPLRIGANSASAVLKGVFYWPARPVFRARLAPVDQLLVVSFNMGTEVFKRIRTPECFDGTWDETNWHCVELYDKLALVVSPNEMSFDV from the exons ATGTCACAGACTCCCGTGTCACTCGCGGTTGTGAATCTTGCTGGTTCTTATTCAG GccaagaagcagcagcagcagctatgGCGAAAAGTAGCCAATCAACTGTGGCAATGACCGCGTTCGATCTGCCGTTTGAGATAACGACGGAAATCCTATCGAGATTGCCGGTGAAATCCCTCTTGCGATTCAAGTCCGTTTGCAAAACCTGGTATGATCTTATCAAGAACCctgatttcatttccaaacatATAACCCAGGTCACTCTCAATTCCACCTCTCTCCTAGTGACCACTTTTGGTGAAATCTCACTAATTTACAACGACGGGTTTAGTAACGGCCCTGTCAATCTCGACTTCCCTTTTTTGCATGATAATAGTTGCACTTCGGAGTGTGATTGTAATGggaaaaattacttttccattgCGGGTATCTGTAATGGTTTG ATTGCTAGTGCTTCCATTCAAGTCAATATCCGAGCTGATCTGTATGTGATGAGCACCGGTACCTGGACGGAGATCGATGTTAATAAGCTTTCGTTGTTGTTTGGGGAGTTGAATGAATTGGGGGAGTATGATAACCCGTTGCGAATTGGTGCAAATTCTGCTTCAGCAGTCTTGAAGGGAGTATTCTATTGGCCGGCACGCCCGGTATTTCGGGCACGTTTAGCCCCAGTTGATCAACTTCTTGTTGTGTCCTTCAACATGGGTACTGAGGTGTTTAAAAGAATAAGAACACCAGAGTGTTTTGATGGGACTTGGGATGAAACTAACTGGCATTGTGTGGAACTAtatgataaacttgctcttgtTGTTTCTCCTAATGAAATGAGCTTTGATGTGTGA